TGTGATGCTTTTTGGAGGACTCGAGCCAGTAAACGATATAGAAGAGGCTACAGCAGCCATGCAAGGTATGTTGGATAAGTACGTCCCAGGATACTACGAACAAAGTCTTTCACAATCCCATTTACAAAAATACCGCTCCTCTCTAGGGAGTCATACATTGGTTTTTAAACTAACTCCCAACGCACGAACAGCAAAAGAAAACCAATTAAATTCACAATTTTCTTTTTACGAAGGCAGGAAAGTTGAAATGGATATCTAGGTTATACTGAAGAACGAAAGTATTGAATGAGAAAAGGGTTGTAAATCTTTTACGATAGTAAAATATCATTTGTGTTGAATAAGTTAAAAGACTAAGTTATATTTCTTAAACAAAGCTGCCAGAAATGGCAGCTTTTCCTATTGATAACAGATCAGTTATGCTTTGTTATCAGAAAATCAGCTATGCGGAAGTTTGCATCATAAATTTCTCTTACCAGTTGCGTTTCCAGAAAGGACGGAATGTTGCCCATTTATACGCTGCCCAGATTTCTTAATGTAATATATAGTTGACTTGATGTAAAGTTTATATTACATTATGTATATAATTATTTACTAAAAGTAAAATTTTGTATACAGGAGGTGTTAAATATGACCTACCAAGAAAAGAAGAGCATCGTATCGTTAATCAGTGTCATACTCATTTTCGGATCTTATTGCTTGTACATGTACCCCCGGTACCCCGGGGATCTGGATTCGCCGGAAACCTTTCGCTATTGGGGTTCCTTTGTCCTCATATTGACTTTGTTTTCGATCGTCGCACATATCATGATCAGCATTATTTTTAACATCGTCTTTAGAATGACGACCAAAGAAAAGGAACCAAGATTTGAGGATGAACTGGATAAGTTAATTGCTTTGAAAGCAAACCGTAATTCTTTTTTTGTGTTTATCATCGGCTTTCTGCTTGCTATGGGATCTCTGATCATTTTTCAGCCGTCGCAGATGATGTTCATGATTCTGATCGCTTCAGGATTCATTTCCGATCTGACCGGCTCTGTTACGAAACTTTATCACTATAGGAGAGGAGTTTAATATGGGTAAACATCTTGTCGGCAATCACATTCGCAAATTACGATTCAACCATGATGAAATGACCCAGCAGCAATTGGCTGACAAGGTAGGCGTGACAAGACAAACAATCGTCTCACTTGAAAAAGGAAATTACTCCCCATCTCTGGAACTGGCTTTTCGCATTGCTCACGCCTTTAACTTACCGTTGGAAGAGGTATTCTTTTACGAGGGCAACACAAAGCAATAAGAACGATGGTTGTTTTTTGCTTTACTGTACATGAATTTATTTAAGAGAAGGGGATAAAAAATGAATTCAAACAAAAAAGCTGCGAAAATTGTGGGTGTTCTGTTTATACTTGCTGCCGTTACAGCGATAATGGGCCTTCTTTTATACGATCCTATCCTCAACGGCCCCGATTACTTGATTAAAGGTGCAAAACACGCCAACCAGGTGATACTGGGAGCGCTAATGGAGTTAATCCTTGTGGTTTCAGCAGTTGGAACTGCTACTACCATGTTCCCATTTTTGAGAAAATATAATGAAACCATTGCTCTTTGGCATATTTGCTTTAGGTTTCTTGAAGCGATTATCATTACTGTTGGAGTAATCAGTATGCTGTCCCTATTGACTTTAAGCCGGGAATTTGTAGCTGCGGGATCTCCAGATACCGCTGCTTTTCAAACATCAGGCATCGTGTTAAAGGCAATACATGCCTGGACATTTATGCTGGGTCCCTTATTCATGCTAGGGATCAATACGGCGATGTACAGTTATATATTTTATAAATCTAAGCTCGTACCCAAGTTTATACCTATCTTGGGTTTGACAGGGGCAGCTCTTGTGTTTATTTATGGGGTGTTAGTCATGTTTGGTGTCATTCAACAAATTTCTGTGTGGAGTATTTTGTCGCTTCCAGTAGCAGCAAATGAAATGATTTTGGCCGTATGGCTTATCGTTAAAGGATTCAATGAATCTGCCCTTGCTTCAATGGTTGAAAAAAAGAAAGTGCTCGAGGGCCTTACTTGAAGATCAGGAAGTCGAAACAAAAAAATAGAGTTGTCCTATTTTATTGGTCAACTCTTTTTTTTATGTCAAAGGCTCTTTATAGATGAATGGTGATTTCACTGTGTTTGAAAAATAAACGATAAAATTCCGTTTAAATTGGGAAATACCCCTATTTCCTTAAAAATAAAGGAAGTTTTTCCGTCTATATTATCCAAATCTGTGGGTTCCGTCATATTTAGAGCAGTTAATCGGAATATCTCCGCTTATATCTGCTTCTTAAACTTCCTCATTATACATAAGCCGGAAATTCTCCGCTTATGAATTCTCGCACCTACACGAAAATCAACAATGAAAAATACCATGTCAAAAACAATAACTTAATGAAAATCAACTAAGCAAGGTTTAACAAGGTTAAAGATTTTTAAGGAGCCCGACAATAATCCACCCGAAGTTTTAGCATAAAAAACACCCAGCATGTTTTTTTTTTGATACGGGACAACAAACTCTTGATTTTTTCAAAAACGTTGTTTACTAAAATGTGGTAGTAAAAAGGATTTACTTGGAAGTTTTCCATATGTTTAAATAGAATTAAACCTTAAATGAAAGGTAACTCTGTACAAAGTAGGTGAATCATTTGCCCAATAAAGAATTATATGAAGTGATGACCATTGATGCTGTTTCACGACAGCTGGGCATTACATCAAGAACACTTCGCTACTATGAGGAAGTAGGTCTAATTTCCCCTGTATTGAGGAGCAGTGGGGGACATCGTCTTTTTGATCAGAACACAATCGAACGCCTTAGGCAAATTCTACAGCTAAAGGACTATTTGGGGATCTCACTTCAAGAGATTCAGGAAGTGATGGATGCTGAGGATTCCATTAAAGAATTACGGCTGTCATTTCAGGAGAAAGTTGACAGTGTTGACGAACAAAGATTGGTGGTAAAGCAGTACATTGCTGTTCTTCATAATTTGATTGACAAAATGAATAAAAAAATCGATCATGTGTTAACATTGCGTGATATGTACCAGGATCAAGTGGATCGCTCCATCCTCTTAATGGAAGAAGTGGAGAATAAGTAATCTATGTCCGTAGCAGCTATTTGAGATTACATACTACAAACACAAATCATCCCGATTACTTCCCTCGCAAGACGCTTTACGTTTAAAAGGCGGCTATCTATTCTGATTGATTCATCCAGAGATATTTTTTTCTAACCCGCCAATTCACCTTACGATTATTTCATTGAAAAACAATGTTCAACCTAGAAAAGTACATATTGAATCACAATGTTAGGTGAACATCTTAATGGGCAGAATATCTGCATTCTTGTTCAAGTGACCTGTAATTAAAAATGTTTCGAAATAAATATAAATCCATCAGGACTATTTATCATTTAAAGCTCATATATTTTAGTGACGTTGACGTTAACGTCAAAAATATAGGGGGTGTTTATTGTGTGGCAGCTATGGCTTACTGGGTTAATCGGTATCTGGCTCGTCGTCTCACCTTGGGTGTACAGTTTCTCCAGTAATTCAGGTGCTATGTGGAATAGTGTCATTTTTGGAATCATAGTATTAATTCTTGCTGTATGGGCGGGGGCCGCTCGTAAAAACAATAACCCTTAGTTAAAGATAAGTCGGCCAGCACAGGAGCCTATGACTTTAAGCTTCTGCTGCTGGCAAAAAGAAATAGTGACATTTTGAAAAAAATTGGATAATATAATATATAAGAAGTTGAAGGAGGCATCAAAAATAGCACAATGGATATTCGATAATTTTTTTCGCTATTCAATTGAAAAGCAAAAAAATTACTTTGCTGTAGGCAAAGAATAGGATACCTGTGTCTATTTTTAGAGATGCCGTTTCGGAATATATGCTATTGTGGATAGAACTGCCCTTATCTTAAAGGAGACAGTCTATTCTATTTGCTGACTCCATTTTAGACACAGGTGAAAAATGCCTGTGTCTTTATTTATGCAAAGAAAAAATGGAGTTGTTATTTTATGTGGTTATTAAAAGTTGAAAATGTACAAATGAATATTGATGGAATGTCTTTATTTGAGAATGCCTCTTTAGAGGTGAAGGAAAATGAACGAGTCGCGTTAATTGGCGAGAACGGTGTTGGGAAAACGACTTTTATAAAAGGGATATTAGGCATAGCCGTGATCTCACAAGGGAATATCGAGTGGAATATAAACAAAGAAGAAATTGGCGTGATGCTGCAGGACTCTGAAAATGATACTGAATTATCTACACGTGAATGGGTGGAAAAGGCGGACGCGGAAAAAAGCAAACTCAAAAATGAATTGAATGGGTTGGCTGGAATGCTTGCATCTCCAGGAAAAGAAGAAAGGATCCTGAAAGAGTATCAGATATGCTTACAAAGATATTTGGATCTGAATGGATACGATTGGGAAGTTGAAGTTTCAAAAATATTAAAACAGTTGGGACTTGATGAAAGTATATGGGGAATTCCTTATAAAGGATTAAGCGGTGGGCAGAAAACACGAGCCAAATTGGCAAAGGCTATGATGTATTCGCCCAAATTGCTAATCCTGGATGAGCCAACTAACCATCTCGACATGGAGTCAGTTGAATGGCTTCAGCGGTGGTTAAAGCGTTATAAGGGAAGTGTTTTATTCACTTCTCATGAACGTGAATTTATTGATCAAGTGGCAGATGTTACCTGTGAAATAAAGGCAACTGGGACAAAAAAGTACCATGGCGGCTACACCTACTATAGAGCTCAAAAGGATCATGAAATAAAAACCGTTCAAGCTTTATATGAAAAGCAAGAGCAGGAAAGAAGAAAATTAATCGATGCCATTCAAAATTTTAAAAATTGGTATCAA
Above is a genomic segment from Neobacillus endophyticus containing:
- a CDS encoding helix-turn-helix transcriptional regulator; protein product: MGKHLVGNHIRKLRFNHDEMTQQQLADKVGVTRQTIVSLEKGNYSPSLELAFRIAHAFNLPLEEVFFYEGNTKQ
- a CDS encoding DUF4386 domain-containing protein, with protein sequence MNSNKKAAKIVGVLFILAAVTAIMGLLLYDPILNGPDYLIKGAKHANQVILGALMELILVVSAVGTATTMFPFLRKYNETIALWHICFRFLEAIIITVGVISMLSLLTLSREFVAAGSPDTAAFQTSGIVLKAIHAWTFMLGPLFMLGINTAMYSYIFYKSKLVPKFIPILGLTGAALVFIYGVLVMFGVIQQISVWSILSLPVAANEMILAVWLIVKGFNESALASMVEKKKVLEGLT
- a CDS encoding MerR family transcriptional regulator; the encoded protein is MPNKELYEVMTIDAVSRQLGITSRTLRYYEEVGLISPVLRSSGGHRLFDQNTIERLRQILQLKDYLGISLQEIQEVMDAEDSIKELRLSFQEKVDSVDEQRLVVKQYIAVLHNLIDKMNKKIDHVLTLRDMYQDQVDRSILLMEEVENK
- a CDS encoding SPW repeat protein; protein product: MWQLWLTGLIGIWLVVSPWVYSFSSNSGAMWNSVIFGIIVLILAVWAGAARKNNNP